A genomic segment from Actinomadura hallensis encodes:
- a CDS encoding ABC transporter permease, protein MKAARLRRAAVRVATLFASLFIALTMAFALGRLSGDPTANILGPTAPPEQREALRQQLGLDRPLLTQYLDYFKGVFTGDLGESLQFYQANTTLILDRLPFTLQLVGAGMAIAVLIGVPLGVLAATREGTWWDRAASTVALLGQSIPVFWLGMMFVVLFAVKLGWLPAGQSGTPRHLILPSLTMSLYPMAHIARLTRASMSEALAEPFIDSARARGLGRASIVWRHAFKNALMPVLTIVVLQTGILLSGAVAVEYVFSWPGLGQLALQAVQFRDFPLVQAIVVFGAVTFVLLNLLVDVIHSVVDPRVR, encoded by the coding sequence ATGAAGGCCGCCCGCCTCCGGCGCGCCGCCGTCCGCGTCGCGACGCTGTTCGCGTCCCTGTTCATCGCCCTGACGATGGCGTTCGCGCTCGGCCGCCTGTCGGGCGACCCGACCGCGAACATTCTCGGGCCCACGGCCCCGCCCGAGCAGCGTGAGGCGCTGCGGCAGCAGCTCGGCCTGGACCGGCCGCTGCTCACCCAGTACCTCGATTACTTCAAGGGCGTCTTCACCGGCGACCTCGGCGAGTCGCTGCAGTTCTACCAGGCCAACACCACGCTGATCCTCGACCGGCTGCCGTTCACGCTGCAGTTGGTCGGGGCGGGTATGGCCATCGCGGTCCTGATCGGCGTTCCGCTGGGAGTTCTCGCGGCCACCCGCGAAGGAACGTGGTGGGACAGGGCGGCCTCCACCGTTGCTCTCCTCGGCCAGTCCATCCCGGTGTTCTGGCTCGGGATGATGTTCGTCGTCCTGTTCGCGGTGAAGCTGGGATGGCTCCCGGCCGGCCAGTCGGGGACGCCGCGCCACCTGATCCTGCCGAGCCTGACGATGTCGCTGTATCCGATGGCGCACATCGCCCGGCTGACGCGGGCGTCCATGAGCGAGGCCCTCGCCGAGCCGTTCATCGACTCGGCCCGCGCGCGCGGGCTGGGCCGGGCGAGCATCGTGTGGCGGCACGCGTTCAAGAACGCGTTGATGCCGGTGCTGACCATCGTCGTGCTGCAGACCGGAATCCTGCTGTCGGGGGCCGTCGCCGTCGAGTACGTGTTCTCGTGGCCGGGCCTCGGCCAACTCGCCCTCCAGGCGGTTCAGTTCCGCGACTTCCCGCTGGTGCAGGCCATCGTCGTGTTCGGCGCCGTCACGTTCGTCCTGTTGAACCTGCTCGTCGACGTGATCCACTCCGTCGTCGACCCGAGGGTGAGGTGA